The Vespa velutina chromosome 4, iVesVel2.1, whole genome shotgun sequence genome has a window encoding:
- the LOC124948286 gene encoding COP9 signalosome complex subunit 6, which yields MNESKQRSSDMEVDDNNVAPVEIPMEVDEDTSERDPKASANLTSAIKVMASSGTVGSVSISLHPLVIMNVSEHWTRLRAQEGAEQLVYGALIGKQKGRNIEIMNSFELLFTCIGDDVIIDRDYYNTKEEQFKQVFSEMDFLGWYTTGDMPNERDIRVHKQICEINESPVLLKLDPRPKNTDKLSVSMYESVIDLVNGEATMLFVPLTYTLATEEAERIGVDHVARMCSNEQGESSLVAKHLAAQHSAIKMLHSRVKLVLRYVQAVQNGELKGNHEVLRAACSLGYRLPVLNNPKFKADFYNQCNDFGLITYLGIITKGCNNINQFVNKFNILYDRQGVGRRLRSLFF from the exons ATGAATGAGTCTAAGCAAAGAAGTAGCGATATGGAAgtggatgataataatgtagcTCCGGTGGAAATACCAATGGAAGTTGACGAAGATACATCAGAGAGAGATCCCAAAGCATCTGCTAATCTTACAAGTGCGATCAAAGTCATGGCATCTTCTGGTACAGTTGGTTCAGTGTCTATCAGTTTACATCCTCTGGTTATCATGAATGTTAGCGAACATTGGACTAGATTAAGAGCTCAAGAAGGAGCTGAACAATTAG taTATGGAGCATTAataggaaaacaaaaaggacgTAATATAGAGATTATGAATTCTTTTGAATTATTGTTTACATGCATTGGCGACGATGTTATCATTGATAGGGATTACTATAATACAAAAGAGGAACAATTTAAACAAGTCTTTAGTGAAATGGATTTTCTTGGATGGTATACCACAGGAGATATGCCTAATGAGAGAGATATTAGAGTACACAAACAGATTTGTGAAATCAATGAAAGTccagtattattaaaattggaTCCAAGACCAAAAAATACAGAT aaaTTATCTGTTTCCATGTATGAGTCTGTGATTGATTTAGTTAATGGAGAAGCTACTATGCTATTTGTTCCATTGACTTATACATTAGCTACAGAAGAAGCAGAAAGGATTGGAGTTGATCATGTTGCAAGAATGTGCAGCAATGAACAGGGAGAAAGTTCTTTAG tGGCAAAACATTTGGCAGCTCAACATAGTGCCATCAAAATGTTACACTCGAGAGTAAAATTAGTATTAAGATATGTACAAGCGGTACAGAATGgcgaattaaaaggaaatcatGAAGTATTAAGAGCAGCCTGTTCTCTTGGATATCGTTTGCCTGTTTTAAATAATCCTAAATTTAAAGctgatttttataat caATGCAATGATTTTGGCTTGATAACATACTTGGGCATTATAACCAAAGGttgcaataatataaatcaatttgtaAACAAATTCAATATACTCTATGATAGACAAGGTGTTGGTCGGCGTTTGCGAAGTTTGTTTTTTTGA
- the LOC124948282 gene encoding uncharacterized protein LOC124948282 isoform X1, with product MALVMLPCDLPWWPAVVKQLDRAALAKNSTDLLDAMQRLHDMCNISLDPEEDIQDPELFTELAKFLDEDLDSVEREQVFTKTIPRMVERAKSLRSTKPPQGLHYSLQQQGDSVEYSYAFVSSLIANAFFSTYPKRTTKTHPTLRDFNFTNFFKHLHTNCQKAKLKSIFRYYDYIENEGALDGRVIISRQVMTSKQWLTIEDWLESNVPLCPLTIRHEGRLGRQDTETVYVCFASARFGGGVLDGDITQETIHLATHPEMIAAILSVEALEDNEALIVENVRRISIINDPHNRAIFEAVPKPNTVTICCIDPEDYSRLPLTQFEEDNILREMNKSLLGFRQRHVPSSPTDPIKTELDADGSLGARRLSPIGESFSSTPPEIENENKFYETGDSTKDVETTTFGELSKSPSGTELRTKPNGKFIRSASPRRVCKDSSCTNKKNRFIVLGSSGEVLPVTRKSLGQMSVYSSCNSQSTDSFHSAKDTMDEEVDEEEQKLTRRYSSQLDTPERRGTFAQRLKEALKRESTATGASTSNTSSGESSYAVGISIAGSHVCDQDIKLKRGGSRGFVLRDETVDEDFLKESLEAEQKWLGRFRQSQPPAFQRRETNASSKYSFSTEYNSDFCSELEEVYEQLSKWLEDPITEDENRELDTRDRAVVRFAGSLLKRALSESFAGVPVQEGEPQPFIDSTDINQRHKLALAVRSLSLELARQKSRRQQSVSESEEIEYYEDALSDEATITKDTKDCQRRKLRAVAFTSEVYQTLVDDHTTVYLPKSIDRKISGTDDNISESTYVNNTTHGNPIEKSIQYLVNEIPRENSSNIGGLLSVATGNWGCGSRLKGDPQLKLVIQWLAASLAGVPRLIYYTAGNCSLSKLDTISRVLLDRHWSVGDLAAAVLKFSLQAIEKRVENKSNLFEELIGTDKLSP from the exons ATGGCTTTAGTTATGCTTCCTTGCGATCTACCATGGTGGCCAGCTGTGGTAAAACAATTAGACAGGGCAGCGCTCGCCAAAAACTCCACGGATCTTTTGGACGCGATGCAGAGATTGCACGACATGTGCAA TATAAGCCTAGATCCTGAGGAAGACATTCAAGATCCTGAGTTATTCACAGAATTGGCGAAATTTCTCGATGAGGATCTTGATTCTGTTGAACGTGAGCAGGTATTCACAAAAACAATACCACGAATGGTAGAGAGAGCTAAATCTCTGAGATCCACGAAACCTCCTCAGGGCTTACACTACAGTTTACAGCAACAGG gAGATAGCGTCGAATATAGCTATGCTTTTGTCTCTTCTCTTATCGCTAACGCATTTTTCTCGACCTATCCAAAACGAACGACAAAAACACATCCTACATTAAGAGACTTCAACTTCACGAATTTCTTCAAACACCTTCACAC GAATTGTCAAAAAGCAAAATTGAAGAGCATATTTCGTTACTATGATTATATTGAAAACGAAGGTGCATTAGATGGGCGAGTGATTATTTCGAGACAG GTAATGACGTCAAAACAATGGTTGACCATAGAAGATTGGCTTGAAAGTAATGTACCACTTTGTCCTTTGACGATTCGTCACGAAGGTCGTTTAGGTAGACAAGATACAGAAACTGTTTATGTTTGTTTCGCAAGCGCAAGATTTGGGGGTGGAGTACTTGATGGTGACATTACGCAAGAAACCatacat CTAGCAACTCATCCAGAAATGATCGCAGCGATTTTATCAGTCGAGGCTTTGGAGGACAATGAAGCTTTGATAGTGGAAAATGTTAGACGTATATCCATCATAAACGATCCCCATAATAGAGCAATATTCGAAGCTGTTCCCAAGCCCAATACC gTAACCATTTGCTGTATAGATCCGGAAGATTATTCAAGATTACCATTAACGCAATTCGAAGAAGACAACATTTTGAGAGAAATGAACAAATCACTTTTAGGATTTCGACAAAGACATGTACCGAGTAGCCCAACAGATCCAATCAAAACTGAATTAGATGCCGATGGAAGTCTAGGAGCTCGGAGATTGTCACCAATTGGTGAAAGTTTCAGTAGTACTCCACCTGAAattgagaatgaaaataagttCTATGAGACTGGTGATAGCACAAAAGATG TTGAAACAACGACATTTGGTGAATTAAGCAAATCACCGAGTGGTACTGAACTTCGAACAAAACCGAACGGTAAATTTATCCGATCAGCGAGCCCTCGAAGAGTTTGCAAGGACAGTAGTtgtacaaacaaaaaaaatcgttttattgtTCTTGGATCCAGTGGTGAAGTTTTACCGGTCACTCGCAAATCTCTTGGTCAAATGTCTGTTTACAGTAGTTGCAATAGTCAAAGTACGGATAGTTTTCACAGTGCAAAAGACACAATGGACGAAGAAGTTG acgaagaagaacaaaagttAACGAGACGTTACAGCTCGCAATTGGATACACCCGAAAGACGAGGTACATTTGCACAAAGATTAAAAGAAGCTCTCAAACGAGAAAGTACAGCCACTGGTGCATCTACTTCCAATACTTCTTCCGGTGAAAGTAGTTATGCTGTTGGAATAAGTATCGCGGGAAGTCACGTCTGTGATCAAGATATCaa ACTAAAAAGAGGAGGTTCGAGGGGATTCGTTCTACGAGACGAGACTGTAGACGAAGATTTTTTGAAAGAGTCTTTAGAAGCAGAACAAAAGTGGTTGGGTAGATTTCGACAAAGTCAACCTCCGGCAtttcaaagaagagaaaccAATGCTAGCAGTAAATATAGTTTCAGTACCGAATATAATTCTG aCTTCTGTTCCGAGTTAGAAGAAGTCTACGAGCAATTGTCAAAATGGTTGGAAGATCCGATCACAGAGGATGAAAATCGTGAATTGGATACAAGAGACAGAGCAGTCGTTAGATTCGCTGGTTCGTTGTTAAAACGAGCGCTCAGCGAATCTTTCGCAGGTGTTCCAGTTCAAGAGGGTGAACCTCAACCTTTCATCGATTCGACTGATATAAATCAAAGGCACAAATTAGCTTTAGCTGTGAGAAGTTTAAGTTTAGAACTGGCACGTCAGAAAAGCAGAAGGCAACAATCG GTTTCTGAATcagaagaaatagaatattatgaaGATGCTTTGAGCGATGAGGCAACGATAACAAAGGATACAAAGGATTGTCAACGCAGGAAACTGCGAGCTGTTGCATTTACTTCTGAGGTATATCAAACCTTGGTCGATGATCATACCACTGTATATCTACCCAAGtctatagatagaaagatctCTGGAACTGATGATAATATATCGGAATCAACTTATGTCAATAATACTACGCATGGAAATCCTATAGAGAAGTCCATACAATATTTAGTAAACGAA atACCTCGAGAGAATAGTTCTAACATCGGGGGATTGTTGTCTGTAGCAACAGGCAATTGGGGTTGTGGATCAAGATTGAAAGGTGATCCACAATTGAAACTTGTCATACAATGGCTTGCAGCTTCTTTGGCGGGTGTACcaagattaatttattataccgCAGGAAATTGTTCTTTATCTAag tTGGATACAATAAGTAGAGTTCTTCTAGATAGACATTGGTCAGTAGGTGATTTAGCTGCAGCTGTATTAAAGTTTTCCCTACAAGCCATTGAAAAAAGAGTAGAGAACAAAAGTAATCTTTTTGAAGAATTAATTGGTACGGATAAATTGAGTCCTTAG
- the LOC124948285 gene encoding translocating chain-associated membrane protein 1 has product MVAIKGRKNSNKNPPIFSHEFIIQNHADIVSCIAMVFVIGLMVQVTSPWAYTFIAIHHNISTATTDDLTLPQKYTIGWKDACAVFFYFLIIIVMHAVFQEYIFDKISKRLHLSKVKLAKFNESSQLVLFYLLSVIWGIDIIIRDNLLLNITSLWLDYPILLSFSLKLFFIGQLSYWLHCYPELYFQRIKKEDIAQRVIYTTVGLLFTFTAYFLNFQQVGIILFVLHYTGDVLLHGARINHFVNQKENVTRIWFLIANSIYVFVRIASLVLTFIVFFYGFNQIESSFDYSTGNFNIPIVQYTVLSVIIFFQIYLLHKFVMRQIKRARENTTPVITKIKPKQKLKKKEGKKSTLSEDDELPEVDQATKKNLRSRSSTKAK; this is encoded by the exons atggTTGCAATAAAAGGCCGAAAAAATTCTAACAAGAATCCACCGATATTCAGtcatgaatttattattcaaaatcaCGCCGATATCGTTTCCTGCATAGCTATGGTTTTTGTAATCGGTTTAATGGTACAG GTTACATCACCATGGGCTTATACATTTATTGCCATACATCATAATATATCTACAGCAACTACTGATGATCTGACATTACCACAAAAATATACTATTGGATGGAAAGATGCATGTgctgtatttttttatttcttaataattattgtaatgcATGCTGTATtccaagaatatatatttgat aaaatatcaaaacgaCTTCACTTAAGCAAAGTAAAACTTGCAAAGTTCAATGAATCCAGTCAATTGGTACTATTTTATTTGCTGTCCGTTATTTGGggcattgatattataatcag agataatttattattaaatataacttcCTTATGGTTGGATTATCCAATactcttatctttctctttaaaattattttttattggacAACTTTCTTACTGGTTACATTGTTACccagaattatattttcaaagaataaaaaaagaagatattgcACAACGTGTTATATATACTACTGTAGGATTGCTCTTCACTTTTACAGCCTATTTCTTGaa tTTCCAACAAGTAggcataatattatttgttcttcATTATACTGGAGATGTTTTACTACATGGTGCAAGAATTAATCACTTTGTTaatcagaaagaaaatgtaacaaGAA TATGGTTCCTGATCGCCAATTCAATATATGTGTTTGTTCGTATTGCATCTTTAGTGCTTACatttatagtatttttttatgGATTCAATCAAATTGAAAGTTCATTTGATTACTCCACTGGAAACTTCAATATTCCGATTGTACAATACACTGTTTTAAGtgtgattatatttttccaaatttaCCTTTTACATAAATTTGTTATGAGACAAATTAAACGCGCTCGAGAGAATACAACTCCTGtcattacgaaaataaaaccaaaacaaaaattgaaaaaaaaagaag GTAAAAAATCAACCTTGTCTGAAGATGATGAATTACCTGAAGTAGATCAAGCAACTAAAAAGAACTTAAGATCTCGTTCTTCTACGAAAGCAAAATAA
- the LOC124948282 gene encoding uncharacterized protein LOC124948282 isoform X3 produces MALVMLPCDLPWWPAVVKQLDRAALAKNSTDLLDAMQRLHDMCNISLDPEEDIQDPELFTELAKFLDEDLDSVEREQVFTKTIPRMVERAKSLRSTKPPQGLHYSLQQQGDSVEYSYAFVSSLIANAFFSTYPKRTTKTHPTLRDFNFTNFFKHLHTNCQKAKLKSIFRYYDYIENEGALDGRVIISRQVMTSKQWLTIEDWLESNVPLCPLTIRHEGRLGRQDTETVYVCFASARFGGGVLDGDITQETIHLATHPEMIAAILSVEALEDNEALIVENVRRISIINDPHNRAIFEAVPKPNTVTICCIDPEDYSRLPLTQFEEDNILREMNKSLLGFRQRHVPSSPTDPIKTELDADGSLGARRLSPIGESFSSTPPEIENENKFYETGDSTKDVETTTFGELSKSPSGTELRTKPNGKFIRSASPRRVCKDSSCTNKKNRFIVLGSSGEVLPVTRKSLGQMSVYSSCNSQSTDSFHSAKDTMDEEVDEEEQKLTRRYSSQLDTPERRGTFAQRLKEALKRESTATGASTSNTSSGESSYAVGISIAGSHVCDQDIKLKRGGSRGFVLRDETVDEDFLKESLEAEQKWLGRFRQSQPPAFQRRETNASSKYSFSTEYNSDFCSELEEVYEQLSKWLEDPITEDENRELDTRDRAVVRFAGSLLKRALSESFAGVPVQEGEPQPFIDSTDINQRHKLALAVRSLSLELARQKSRRQQSIPRENSSNIGGLLSVATGNWGCGSRLKGDPQLKLVIQWLAASLAGVPRLIYYTAGNCSLSKLDTISRVLLDRHWSVGDLAAAVLKFSLQAIEKRVENKSNLFEELIGTDKLSP; encoded by the exons ATGGCTTTAGTTATGCTTCCTTGCGATCTACCATGGTGGCCAGCTGTGGTAAAACAATTAGACAGGGCAGCGCTCGCCAAAAACTCCACGGATCTTTTGGACGCGATGCAGAGATTGCACGACATGTGCAA TATAAGCCTAGATCCTGAGGAAGACATTCAAGATCCTGAGTTATTCACAGAATTGGCGAAATTTCTCGATGAGGATCTTGATTCTGTTGAACGTGAGCAGGTATTCACAAAAACAATACCACGAATGGTAGAGAGAGCTAAATCTCTGAGATCCACGAAACCTCCTCAGGGCTTACACTACAGTTTACAGCAACAGG gAGATAGCGTCGAATATAGCTATGCTTTTGTCTCTTCTCTTATCGCTAACGCATTTTTCTCGACCTATCCAAAACGAACGACAAAAACACATCCTACATTAAGAGACTTCAACTTCACGAATTTCTTCAAACACCTTCACAC GAATTGTCAAAAAGCAAAATTGAAGAGCATATTTCGTTACTATGATTATATTGAAAACGAAGGTGCATTAGATGGGCGAGTGATTATTTCGAGACAG GTAATGACGTCAAAACAATGGTTGACCATAGAAGATTGGCTTGAAAGTAATGTACCACTTTGTCCTTTGACGATTCGTCACGAAGGTCGTTTAGGTAGACAAGATACAGAAACTGTTTATGTTTGTTTCGCAAGCGCAAGATTTGGGGGTGGAGTACTTGATGGTGACATTACGCAAGAAACCatacat CTAGCAACTCATCCAGAAATGATCGCAGCGATTTTATCAGTCGAGGCTTTGGAGGACAATGAAGCTTTGATAGTGGAAAATGTTAGACGTATATCCATCATAAACGATCCCCATAATAGAGCAATATTCGAAGCTGTTCCCAAGCCCAATACC gTAACCATTTGCTGTATAGATCCGGAAGATTATTCAAGATTACCATTAACGCAATTCGAAGAAGACAACATTTTGAGAGAAATGAACAAATCACTTTTAGGATTTCGACAAAGACATGTACCGAGTAGCCCAACAGATCCAATCAAAACTGAATTAGATGCCGATGGAAGTCTAGGAGCTCGGAGATTGTCACCAATTGGTGAAAGTTTCAGTAGTACTCCACCTGAAattgagaatgaaaataagttCTATGAGACTGGTGATAGCACAAAAGATG TTGAAACAACGACATTTGGTGAATTAAGCAAATCACCGAGTGGTACTGAACTTCGAACAAAACCGAACGGTAAATTTATCCGATCAGCGAGCCCTCGAAGAGTTTGCAAGGACAGTAGTtgtacaaacaaaaaaaatcgttttattgtTCTTGGATCCAGTGGTGAAGTTTTACCGGTCACTCGCAAATCTCTTGGTCAAATGTCTGTTTACAGTAGTTGCAATAGTCAAAGTACGGATAGTTTTCACAGTGCAAAAGACACAATGGACGAAGAAGTTG acgaagaagaacaaaagttAACGAGACGTTACAGCTCGCAATTGGATACACCCGAAAGACGAGGTACATTTGCACAAAGATTAAAAGAAGCTCTCAAACGAGAAAGTACAGCCACTGGTGCATCTACTTCCAATACTTCTTCCGGTGAAAGTAGTTATGCTGTTGGAATAAGTATCGCGGGAAGTCACGTCTGTGATCAAGATATCaa ACTAAAAAGAGGAGGTTCGAGGGGATTCGTTCTACGAGACGAGACTGTAGACGAAGATTTTTTGAAAGAGTCTTTAGAAGCAGAACAAAAGTGGTTGGGTAGATTTCGACAAAGTCAACCTCCGGCAtttcaaagaagagaaaccAATGCTAGCAGTAAATATAGTTTCAGTACCGAATATAATTCTG aCTTCTGTTCCGAGTTAGAAGAAGTCTACGAGCAATTGTCAAAATGGTTGGAAGATCCGATCACAGAGGATGAAAATCGTGAATTGGATACAAGAGACAGAGCAGTCGTTAGATTCGCTGGTTCGTTGTTAAAACGAGCGCTCAGCGAATCTTTCGCAGGTGTTCCAGTTCAAGAGGGTGAACCTCAACCTTTCATCGATTCGACTGATATAAATCAAAGGCACAAATTAGCTTTAGCTGTGAGAAGTTTAAGTTTAGAACTGGCACGTCAGAAAAGCAGAAGGCAACAATCG atACCTCGAGAGAATAGTTCTAACATCGGGGGATTGTTGTCTGTAGCAACAGGCAATTGGGGTTGTGGATCAAGATTGAAAGGTGATCCACAATTGAAACTTGTCATACAATGGCTTGCAGCTTCTTTGGCGGGTGTACcaagattaatttattataccgCAGGAAATTGTTCTTTATCTAag tTGGATACAATAAGTAGAGTTCTTCTAGATAGACATTGGTCAGTAGGTGATTTAGCTGCAGCTGTATTAAAGTTTTCCCTACAAGCCATTGAAAAAAGAGTAGAGAACAAAAGTAATCTTTTTGAAGAATTAATTGGTACGGATAAATTGAGTCCTTAG
- the LOC124948282 gene encoding uncharacterized protein LOC124948282 isoform X2, which produces MALVMLPCDLPWWPAVVKQLDRAALAKNSTDLLDAMQRLHDMCNISLDPEEDIQDPELFTELAKFLDEDLDSVEREQVFTKTIPRMVERAKSLRSTKPPQGLHYSLQQQGDSVEYSYAFVSSLIANAFFSTYPKRTTKTHPTLRDFNFTNFFKHLHTNCQKAKLKSIFRYYDYIENEGALDGRVIISRQVMTSKQWLTIEDWLESNVPLCPLTIRHEGRLGRQDTETVYVCFASARFGGGVLDGDITQETIHLATHPEMIAAILSVEALEDNEALIVENVRRISIINDPHNRAIFEAVPKPNTVTICCIDPEDYSRLPLTQFEEDNILREMNKSLLGFRQRHVPSSPTDPIKTELDADGSLGARRLSPIGESFSSTPPEIENENKFYETGDSTKDVETTTFGELSKSPSGTELRTKPNGKFIRSASPRRVCKDSSCTNKKNRFIVLGSSGEVLPVTRKSLGQMSVYSSCNSQSTDSFHSAKDTMDEEVDEEEQKLTRRYSSQLDTPERRGTFAQRLKEALKRESTATGASTSNTSSGESSYAVGISIAGSHVCDQDIKLKRGGSRGFVLRDETVDEDFLKESLEAEQKWLGRFRQSQPPAFQRRETNASSKYSFSTEYNSDFCSELEEVYEQLSKWLEDPITEDENRELDTRDRAVVRFAGSLLKRALSESFAGVPVQEGEPQPFIDSTDINQRHKLALAVRSLSLELARQKSRRQQSVSESEEIEYYEDALSDEATITKDTKDCQRRKLRAVAFTSEIPRENSSNIGGLLSVATGNWGCGSRLKGDPQLKLVIQWLAASLAGVPRLIYYTAGNCSLSKLDTISRVLLDRHWSVGDLAAAVLKFSLQAIEKRVENKSNLFEELIGTDKLSP; this is translated from the exons ATGGCTTTAGTTATGCTTCCTTGCGATCTACCATGGTGGCCAGCTGTGGTAAAACAATTAGACAGGGCAGCGCTCGCCAAAAACTCCACGGATCTTTTGGACGCGATGCAGAGATTGCACGACATGTGCAA TATAAGCCTAGATCCTGAGGAAGACATTCAAGATCCTGAGTTATTCACAGAATTGGCGAAATTTCTCGATGAGGATCTTGATTCTGTTGAACGTGAGCAGGTATTCACAAAAACAATACCACGAATGGTAGAGAGAGCTAAATCTCTGAGATCCACGAAACCTCCTCAGGGCTTACACTACAGTTTACAGCAACAGG gAGATAGCGTCGAATATAGCTATGCTTTTGTCTCTTCTCTTATCGCTAACGCATTTTTCTCGACCTATCCAAAACGAACGACAAAAACACATCCTACATTAAGAGACTTCAACTTCACGAATTTCTTCAAACACCTTCACAC GAATTGTCAAAAAGCAAAATTGAAGAGCATATTTCGTTACTATGATTATATTGAAAACGAAGGTGCATTAGATGGGCGAGTGATTATTTCGAGACAG GTAATGACGTCAAAACAATGGTTGACCATAGAAGATTGGCTTGAAAGTAATGTACCACTTTGTCCTTTGACGATTCGTCACGAAGGTCGTTTAGGTAGACAAGATACAGAAACTGTTTATGTTTGTTTCGCAAGCGCAAGATTTGGGGGTGGAGTACTTGATGGTGACATTACGCAAGAAACCatacat CTAGCAACTCATCCAGAAATGATCGCAGCGATTTTATCAGTCGAGGCTTTGGAGGACAATGAAGCTTTGATAGTGGAAAATGTTAGACGTATATCCATCATAAACGATCCCCATAATAGAGCAATATTCGAAGCTGTTCCCAAGCCCAATACC gTAACCATTTGCTGTATAGATCCGGAAGATTATTCAAGATTACCATTAACGCAATTCGAAGAAGACAACATTTTGAGAGAAATGAACAAATCACTTTTAGGATTTCGACAAAGACATGTACCGAGTAGCCCAACAGATCCAATCAAAACTGAATTAGATGCCGATGGAAGTCTAGGAGCTCGGAGATTGTCACCAATTGGTGAAAGTTTCAGTAGTACTCCACCTGAAattgagaatgaaaataagttCTATGAGACTGGTGATAGCACAAAAGATG TTGAAACAACGACATTTGGTGAATTAAGCAAATCACCGAGTGGTACTGAACTTCGAACAAAACCGAACGGTAAATTTATCCGATCAGCGAGCCCTCGAAGAGTTTGCAAGGACAGTAGTtgtacaaacaaaaaaaatcgttttattgtTCTTGGATCCAGTGGTGAAGTTTTACCGGTCACTCGCAAATCTCTTGGTCAAATGTCTGTTTACAGTAGTTGCAATAGTCAAAGTACGGATAGTTTTCACAGTGCAAAAGACACAATGGACGAAGAAGTTG acgaagaagaacaaaagttAACGAGACGTTACAGCTCGCAATTGGATACACCCGAAAGACGAGGTACATTTGCACAAAGATTAAAAGAAGCTCTCAAACGAGAAAGTACAGCCACTGGTGCATCTACTTCCAATACTTCTTCCGGTGAAAGTAGTTATGCTGTTGGAATAAGTATCGCGGGAAGTCACGTCTGTGATCAAGATATCaa ACTAAAAAGAGGAGGTTCGAGGGGATTCGTTCTACGAGACGAGACTGTAGACGAAGATTTTTTGAAAGAGTCTTTAGAAGCAGAACAAAAGTGGTTGGGTAGATTTCGACAAAGTCAACCTCCGGCAtttcaaagaagagaaaccAATGCTAGCAGTAAATATAGTTTCAGTACCGAATATAATTCTG aCTTCTGTTCCGAGTTAGAAGAAGTCTACGAGCAATTGTCAAAATGGTTGGAAGATCCGATCACAGAGGATGAAAATCGTGAATTGGATACAAGAGACAGAGCAGTCGTTAGATTCGCTGGTTCGTTGTTAAAACGAGCGCTCAGCGAATCTTTCGCAGGTGTTCCAGTTCAAGAGGGTGAACCTCAACCTTTCATCGATTCGACTGATATAAATCAAAGGCACAAATTAGCTTTAGCTGTGAGAAGTTTAAGTTTAGAACTGGCACGTCAGAAAAGCAGAAGGCAACAATCG GTTTCTGAATcagaagaaatagaatattatgaaGATGCTTTGAGCGATGAGGCAACGATAACAAAGGATACAAAGGATTGTCAACGCAGGAAACTGCGAGCTGTTGCATTTACTTCTGAG atACCTCGAGAGAATAGTTCTAACATCGGGGGATTGTTGTCTGTAGCAACAGGCAATTGGGGTTGTGGATCAAGATTGAAAGGTGATCCACAATTGAAACTTGTCATACAATGGCTTGCAGCTTCTTTGGCGGGTGTACcaagattaatttattataccgCAGGAAATTGTTCTTTATCTAag tTGGATACAATAAGTAGAGTTCTTCTAGATAGACATTGGTCAGTAGGTGATTTAGCTGCAGCTGTATTAAAGTTTTCCCTACAAGCCATTGAAAAAAGAGTAGAGAACAAAAGTAATCTTTTTGAAGAATTAATTGGTACGGATAAATTGAGTCCTTAG